One window from the genome of Osmerus eperlanus chromosome 1, fOsmEpe2.1, whole genome shotgun sequence encodes:
- the eevs gene encoding 2-epi-5-epi-valiolone synthase, which translates to MSFTIKTHLEPVQSNKVKKTEYNLIQVKGTWKCKVGKNFSQNLKGCVSAAKISESTTERGTSWTVVSPIVFTYKVIQSKGLLDPSNDTLLLGHIRDAQQLEAMRSSTTPLRRFVVIDEIVYNLYGRQLIDYLQAFNAVYRILPLPTTEENKSMELAMKILEEVHKFSLDRRTEPIIAIGGGVCLDIVGLAASLYRRRTPYIRVPTTLLSYVDASVGAKNGVNFADCKNKLGSYIPPVAAFLDSSFLQTVPRRHISNGLAEILKMALMKHRGLFELLEIHGRFLLDSKFQTQGLQGRDSDAASVCTRLAIETMLEELAPNLWEDDLDRLVDFGHLISPALEMKVLPSLLHGEAVNIDMSYMVYVAWERGFLTEKEKIRIISCMVGLELPVWHQDCTLAMVKQSLCERLKHSGGFVRMPLPTGLGNAEIFNDTSDDTLYKAYVRWCDELSTKPPHIPNREHIIDVVQ; encoded by the exons ATGTCGTTTACTATCAAGACTCACTTGGAACCCGTTCAATCCAACAAAGTAAAGAAGACAGAGTACAACTTAATCCAAGTCAAAGGCACCTGGAAATGCAAAGTGGGGAAGAATTTCAGCCAGAATTTAAAGGGATGTGTATCAGCTGCCAAAAT CTCTGAAAGCACCACAGAGCGGGGAACATCCTGGACCGTGGTCAGTCCCATCGTCTTTACCTACAAGGTGATCCAGTCCAAGGGCCTGCTGGACCCTAGCAATGACACCCTCCTCCTGGGACACATCCGAGATGCCCAGCAGCTGGAGGCCATGCGGAGCAGCACCACGCCCCTCCGGCGCTTCGTGGTCATAGATGAGATCGTCTACAACCTGTACGGACGCCAGCTCATTGACTACTTGCAAGCCTTTAACGCTGTGTACAGGATCCTGCCCTTGCCCACCACTGAGGAAAACAAGTCCATGGAGCTGGCAATGAAAATCCTGGAAGAGGTCCACAAGTTCTCATTGGACAGACGCACAGAGCCCATCATTGCAATTGGAGGAGGGGTTTGCCTGGACATTGTAGGACTTGCAGCCTCTCTCTATAGAAGACGCACCCCATACATCCGAGTTCCAACCACCCTGCTGTCCTACGTCGATGCTAGTGTGGGGGCAAAGAACGGGGTGAATTTTGCCGACTGTAAGAACAAGCTGGGTTCCTACATTCCTCCAGTGGCAGCTTTTCTAGACTCCTCCTTCCTTCAGACTGTGCCTCGACGACACATCTCTAATGGCCTGGCAGAGATATTgaag ATGgccttaatgaaacacagagGACTGTTTGAGCTGCTGGAGATCCATGGAAGGTTCCTGCTGGATTCCAAGTTCCAGACACAGGGGCTCCAGGGGAGGGACTCAGATGCAGCCTCAGTATGTACCCGTCTGGCCATCGAGACCatgctggaggagctggcccCAAACCTGTGGGAGGATGACTTGGACAGACTGGTGGACTTTGGTCACCTTATCAGCCCCGCACTTGAAATG AAAGTACTTCCTTCTCTGCTGCATGGCGAGGCAGTGAACATTGACATGTCCTACATGGTGTATgtggcctgggagagagggttcctgacagagaaggagaagataCGAATTATAAGCTGCATGGTTGGTCTGGAGCTTCCTGTGTGGCACCAGGACTGCACCTTGGCCATGGTCAAACAGTCCCTGTGTGAGAGGCTCAAGCACTCTGGTGGGTTTGTCAGGATGCCCCTGCCCACTGGCCTGGGAAATGCAG AGATTTTCAATGACACCTCTGATGACACCCTGTATAAAGCATATGTGAGGTGGTGTGATGAGCTGAGTACAAAACCTCCACACATACCCAACAGGGAACATATCATTGATGTGGTACAGTAG
- the zgc:113054 gene encoding uncharacterized protein zgc:113054 isoform X3, protein MQAGKVSDTPMEFLVDFLTKAKEIADVSTNITNELRCNLQKALDIAAGLDDYLEKMSSQESQPLAELYKKTVDHDWDKVYKEGKTRFRLPKECITGHVEGQVLKMLVHTSKSRRILEIGMFTGYGALSMAEGLPEDGSLVACELEPYLKEFAQPIFDKSPHGKKITVKIGSAMDTLKELASKGEQFDMIFIDADKNNYIHYYNYILDNNLLRVSGILCVDNSLFKAKVYLKDTTDENGIALRDFNKFVRSDPRVEQVIVPLRDGISIIRRVPMLLACPGSQGRVTDDEVFRGVKGRLILERMHLDGKVAYVTGAGQGIGRAFAHALGEAGAKVAVVDMDQGKAASVVEELTLKGINCILIVADISKSADVQRMIDSIVSKWGEIHIACNNAGINMNSASEDTSLEEWDQTFNVNLRGTFMCCQAAGRVMLKQGYGKIINTASMASLIGKDPLWCQAEC, encoded by the exons ATGCAGGCTGGCAAAG TTTCTGATACCCCTATGGAATTCCTTGTGGATTTCCTGACCAAAGCCAAGGAGATAGCGGATGTCAGTACCAACATTACAAATGAGTTGAGGTGCAATTTACAGAAGGCCCTTGACATTGCAGCAGGGTTGGATGACTATTTGGAGAAGATGAGCAGCCAGGAAAGTCAACCTCTGGCTGAGCTCTACAA gAAAACAGTGGACCATGACTGGGACAAAGTCTACAAGGAAGGCAAAACTCGCTTCCGTCTACCAAAAGAATGCATCACTGGACATGTTGAAG GCCAGGTTCTGAAAATGCTTGTTCACACAAGTAAATCTAGGAGGATTCTAGAGATAGGCATGTTCACAGGCTACGGGGCGCTCTCCATGGCTGAGGGACTACCTGAGGATGGCTCCCTAGTTGCCTGTGAACTGGAGCCATACCTTAAAGAATTTGCCCAACCCATATTTGACAAGTCTCCACATGGCAAGAAGATAACTGTCAAGATTGGTTCCGCAATGGATACCTTGAAG GAATTGGCATCAAAAGGAGAACAATTTGATATGATCTTCATTGATGCAGACAAGAACAACTACATCCATTACTACAACTATATACTGGACAATAACTTGCTTCGTGTCAGTGGTATTCTCTGTGTGGACAACTCCCTGTTTAAGGCCAAGGTGTACCTGAAAGACACCACTGATGAAAATGGAATTGCCCTCCGCGACTTTAACAAGTTTGTTCGGAGTGATCCTCGTGTGGAACAG GTTATTGTTCCTCTGAGAGACGGCATCAGTATCATTCGCAGAGTGCCCATGCTATTAGCATGTCCCGGCTCACAA GGCAGGGTTACAGATGACGAGGTGTTCCGGGGAGTCAAGGGGAGGCTGATACTGGAGCGGATGCATCTGGATGGCAAGGTGGCCTATGTGACTGGAGCAGGTCAGGGGATAGGCCGAGCGTTCGCACATGCCCTGGGAGAGGCGGGGGCCAAGGTGGCTGTTGTGGACATGGACCAAGGGAAAGCTGCGAGTGTGGTGGAGGAGCTCACTCTGAAAG gGATCAACTGCATTTTGATTGTTGCCGACATCAGCAAATCAGCGGATGTCCAGAGGATGATTGACAGCATTGTCTCCAAATGGGGAGAGATACATATTGCATGCAACAATGCTGGGATCAACATGAACTCTGCCAGTGAAGACACCAGTTTGGAGGAGTGGGACCAAACCTTTAATGTCAACTTGAGGGGCACATTCATGTGCTGTCAG
- the mitfa gene encoding melanocyte inducing transcription factor a gives MPPGPGSSAPNSPMALLTLSSNCEKEMDDVIDDIISLESTYNEDILGLMDPGLQISNTLPVSGSLLDMYGNPTLPPPGLAISNSCPSSLPNIKREFSVTSAPGMMHILDKPGSCGQFENYQRPDGFPVESEVRALAKERQKKDNHNLIERRRRFNINDRIKELGTLIPKSNDPDMRWNKGTILKASVDYIRKLQREQQRTKELECRQRRLEHSNRHLMLRIQELEMQARAHGLVVVASSSLCSSELMARAIKQEPILGDCPSDLYQQPSGPDMSPPTTLDLNNGTISFNESPTDVGDLGPYGKATKMKDLMRDNCQTPLSPSDPLLSSVSPDGSNSNSRRSSSSSMDENEHGC, from the exons ATGCCCCCCGGCCCAGGCAGCAGTGCCCCCAACAGCCCCATGGCCTTGCTGACCCTCAGTTCCAACtgtgagaaagag ATGGATGATGTAATTGACGACATCATTAGCTTGGAATCAACTTACAATGAGGATATTCTTGGACTTATGGACCCTGGACTCCAGATTTCAAATACG TTACCTGTTTCTGGCAGCCTCTTGGACATGTATGGAAACCCAACGCTTCCACCTCCTGGTCTTGCCATCAGCAATTCCTGCCCCTCCAGTCTACCCAATATCAAAAGGGAATTCTCAG TTACTTCAGCTCCGGGCATGATGCACATACTGGACAAGCCTGGATCCTGTGGCCAGTTTGAAAACTATCAAAGGCCAGACGGCTTTCCAGTAG AATCTGAGGTACGTGCCCTTGCTaaagagagacaaaagaagGACAACCACAATCTAA TTGAACGAAGGCGGAGGTTCAATATCAATGATCGCATAAAAGAACTGGGTACTCTGATTCCAAAGTCTAATGACCC GGACATGCGCTGGAATAAGGGGACCATTCTGAAGGCCTCTGTGGACTATATCAGGAAGTTACAGCGGGAGCAGCAACGGACAAAGGAGCTAGAATGCAGACAGAGGAGACTGGAGCATTCTAACAGACATTTGATGCTACGCATACAG GAGTTGGAGATGCAGGCGAGGGCTCATGGTCTTGTTGTGGTggcatcctcctccctctgctcctcagagcTGATGGCACGAGCCATCAAACAGGAGCCCATCCTGGGTGACTGTCCCTCAGACCTCTACCAGCAGCCCTCAGGGCCTGACATGTCTCCTCCCACCACACTGGACCTCAACAATGGCACTATCAGCTTCAACGAGAGCCCTACTGATGTCGGAGACCTGGGGCCCTACGGCAAGGCCACCAAAATGAAGGACCTTATGAGGGACAACTGCCAGACTCCCCTTAGCCCCAGCGACCCCCTTCTGTCCTCAGTGTCCCCAGATGGCTCCAACAGTAACAGCCGGcgcagcagcagctccagcatGGACGAGAATGAGCATGGTTGTTAG